The proteins below come from a single Spiroplasma endosymbiont of Atherix ibis genomic window:
- a CDS encoding APC family permease: MIKVNKKNKTKNKIFEFLSVFSMTFGIVVGSGIYLKNAGSNGVLAKAGNNPYLAISIWILMAVFCCMMMLVFIEISSSTKNGEHNTLTIWAGRFVGRRYGSFITILYALIYLPVLIIIGALFTTSSFFQSLDIIYKFSTGDTQSQIISYEAKVAVEIFVSAILLFLFQIMNTYSTKSGKILQTILSFLKFISLLTVLIAGITFFSIGNENSFSPDNVKPFKFSNIFMTMVPIMFAFDGFLYSAAIQKDCEHKGVVAPAMMTGIVAVSAFYIIITIAIFMGASDGNILNIFEKVDPRAHFAFNLIITITLLTMVNVYSIIYPLVIKVSIEEKFIYSKNGAELSKLKSSWIAMAIVSLFFITFVTTGLLLENNFLYTAYLSSDSTILIVYLLNLPILVQMLRNRKTKKVKVKKVKGAYFAGIFSCSMLIFMLALIHFFNILDPIIRKDNLVAPLIWLIFIIILVIAWIVNELIISKNNVDENDFYFRINLKNWFKYDKQKCLEDFKNRKELQNDKSK, from the coding sequence GTGATAAAGGTAAATAAGAAAAATAAAACTAAAAACAAAATATTTGAGTTTCTCTCTGTATTTTCAATGACATTTGGTATTGTTGTTGGTAGTGGAATTTATTTAAAAAATGCTGGTAGTAATGGAGTTTTAGCAAAAGCTGGAAATAATCCATATCTTGCTATATCTATTTGAATTTTAATGGCAGTTTTTTGTTGCATGATGATGTTGGTTTTTATTGAAATATCTAGTTCAACAAAAAATGGAGAACACAATACACTAACAATATGAGCAGGAAGATTTGTTGGAAGAAGATATGGTTCTTTTATTACAATTCTTTATGCATTAATTTATTTACCTGTATTAATAATAATTGGAGCTTTATTTACAACTAGTAGTTTTTTCCAGTCCTTAGATATTATTTATAAGTTCTCAACTGGTGATACTCAATCTCAAATAATATCTTATGAGGCTAAAGTTGCTGTTGAAATATTTGTATCAGCTATTTTATTATTTTTATTTCAAATTATGAATACTTATAGTACAAAATCAGGAAAGATATTACAAACAATATTATCATTTCTAAAATTTATATCTTTATTAACTGTTCTTATAGCAGGAATTACTTTTTTTTCTATTGGTAATGAAAACTCATTTAGTCCTGATAATGTAAAACCATTTAAGTTTAGTAATATATTTATGACAATGGTTCCAATAATGTTTGCCTTTGATGGATTTTTATATTCTGCTGCAATACAAAAAGATTGTGAACATAAAGGAGTTGTTGCACCAGCAATGATGACAGGAATAGTTGCAGTATCAGCATTTTATATAATTATTACAATTGCAATTTTTATGGGAGCAAGTGATGGTAATATATTAAATATTTTTGAAAAAGTAGATCCTAGAGCCCATTTTGCATTTAATTTAATTATAACAATAACATTACTTACTATGGTTAATGTATATAGTATAATTTATCCATTAGTTATAAAAGTTTCAATTGAAGAGAAATTTATTTATTCAAAAAATGGAGCTGAATTATCAAAACTAAAATCTAGTTGAATAGCAATGGCAATAGTTTCATTATTTTTTATAACTTTTGTTACTACTGGTTTACTTTTAGAAAATAATTTTTTATATACAGCTTATTTATCATCTGATTCAACAATACTAATAGTTTATTTATTAAATTTACCTATTTTAGTGCAAATGTTAAGAAATAGAAAAACAAAAAAAGTTAAAGTTAAAAAAGTTAAGGGTGCTTATTTTGCTGGAATATTTTCTTGTTCAATGTTAATATTTATGTTAGCTCTTATTCATTTTTTCAATATTTTAGATCCAATTATTAGAAAAGACAATTTAGTTGCTCCTTTAATTTGATTAATTTTTATAATAATATTGGTTATAGCTTGA